In the Methanothermobacter sp. genome, one interval contains:
- the polB1 gene encoding DNA polymerase PolB subunit 1, with amino-acid sequence MERYSMVLLDIDYLTVDEMPVIRLFGKDKSGNEPIIAYDSSFRPYIYAIPTDTERCMDELAELGLEKLEVTERRDLGKPVEVIRIEFRHPQEVPKLRERIRNLESVADIREHDIPFYRRYLIDRSIVPMSGIEFNGLEVESAPSVTSDDVRIIEITDGIETSDSGFPQLDILSFDIEVRNPHGMPDPENDEIVMVGIAGNMGVESVISTRGKHLDFVEMVDDEAQILERFAEIVREKKPDILVGYNSDNFDFPYLSRRAEILGVELDLGWDGSRIKTMRRGFANATAIKGTVHVDLYPVMRRYMNLDRYTLERVYQELFGEEKLDLPGDKLWEYWDREELRDELFRYSLDDVVATYRIAEKILPLNMELTRIVGQPLFDISRMATGQQAEWFLVRKAYQYGELVPNKPSHSEFSKRRGRRAVGGYVKEPERGLHENIVQFDFRSLYPSIIISKNISPDTLTDEEDCDCHVAPEYGYRFRKEPPGFVPSVIGEILSERVRIKGEMKLSDDPMERKILNVQQEALKRLANTMYGVYGYSRFRWYSMECAEAITAWGRDYIKRTIKIAEEFGFHTVYADTDGFYATYTGRRS; translated from the coding sequence ATGGAAAGATACAGTATGGTGCTCCTTGACATCGACTACTTAACGGTCGATGAGATGCCCGTCATCAGACTCTTTGGTAAGGACAAGTCAGGAAATGAGCCAATCATCGCATACGACAGTTCATTCAGGCCATACATATATGCGATCCCCACCGATACAGAGAGGTGCATGGATGAACTCGCTGAACTGGGACTGGAAAAACTTGAGGTCACAGAGCGAAGGGACCTTGGAAAACCGGTGGAGGTTATAAGGATAGAATTCAGGCACCCCCAGGAGGTTCCGAAGTTAAGGGAGAGGATAAGGAACCTTGAATCCGTTGCGGATATAAGGGAACATGACATCCCCTTCTACAGGAGGTACCTCATTGACAGGTCAATCGTTCCAATGTCGGGGATAGAATTCAATGGCTTGGAGGTGGAGTCGGCACCATCAGTCACATCAGATGATGTGAGGATCATTGAGATAACCGACGGGATAGAAACATCTGATTCTGGCTTCCCCCAGCTGGACATCCTCAGCTTCGACATTGAGGTGAGAAACCCCCATGGGATGCCTGACCCTGAAAATGATGAGATAGTTATGGTTGGAATTGCCGGCAACATGGGTGTTGAATCGGTGATATCAACGAGGGGCAAGCACCTGGACTTCGTTGAGATGGTTGATGATGAGGCGCAAATCCTTGAGAGGTTCGCTGAAATCGTCAGGGAGAAAAAACCCGACATCCTTGTGGGCTACAACTCCGACAACTTCGACTTCCCCTACCTATCAAGGAGGGCAGAGATCCTTGGGGTGGAACTTGACCTTGGATGGGATGGGTCAAGGATAAAGACCATGAGGAGGGGATTTGCAAACGCAACGGCCATAAAGGGGACGGTGCACGTGGACCTCTACCCTGTGATGAGGAGGTACATGAACCTTGACCGCTACACACTTGAGAGGGTCTACCAGGAACTCTTCGGGGAGGAGAAGCTGGACCTTCCAGGCGATAAGCTCTGGGAGTACTGGGACCGGGAGGAGCTGAGGGATGAACTCTTCAGGTACTCCCTTGATGATGTCGTTGCAACCTACCGGATCGCAGAGAAGATCCTCCCCCTCAACATGGAGCTTACCCGTATAGTTGGCCAGCCCCTCTTTGACATATCCCGCATGGCAACTGGACAGCAGGCCGAATGGTTCCTTGTACGCAAGGCATACCAGTACGGGGAACTCGTACCAAACAAACCATCACACTCAGAGTTCTCAAAGAGAAGGGGCCGTAGGGCCGTTGGAGGGTATGTTAAGGAACCTGAGAGGGGTCTCCATGAGAACATAGTCCAGTTCGACTTCCGCAGCCTATACCCCAGCATAATAATCTCAAAGAACATATCCCCAGACACACTCACCGATGAGGAAGATTGTGACTGCCACGTTGCACCGGAATACGGTTACAGGTTCCGTAAGGAGCCACCTGGCTTTGTACCCTCGGTTATAGGTGAGATACTCTCTGAGAGGGTCAGAATCAAGGGGGAGATGAAGCTTTCAGATGACCCCATGGAGCGAAAGATACTCAATGTACAGCAGGAGGCCCTCAAGAGGCTTGCAAACACCATGTACGGGGTCTACGGTTACTCAAGGTTCAGGTGGTATTCAATGGAGTGTGCAGA